A window of Nomascus leucogenys isolate Asia chromosome X, Asia_NLE_v1, whole genome shotgun sequence contains these coding sequences:
- the LOC100593675 gene encoding putative protein SSX6: protein MNRDDTFAKRPRDDAKASEKRSKAFDDIAEYFSKEEWEKMKYSEKISCVHLKRKYEAMTKLGFNVALPPFMRNKQTTDSQRNDSDNDRNRGNEVECPQMTSGSLQRNIPKEGPAGLRSVTGATPMA, encoded by the exons ATGAACAGAGACGACACTTTTGCAAAGAGACCCAGGGATGATGCTAAAGCATCAGAGAAGAGAAGCAAG GCCTTTGATGATATTGCCGAATACTTCTCTAAGGAAGAGTGGGAAAAGATGAAATACTCGGAGAAAATCAGCTGTGTGCATTTGAAGAGAAAGTATGAGGCCATGACTAAACTAG GTTTCAACGTTGCCCTCCCACCTTTCATGCGTAATAAACAGACCACAGACTCTCAGAGGAATGATTCTGATAATGACCGTAACCGTGGGAATGAGG TTGAATGTCCTCAGATGACTTCTGGCAGCCTCCAGAGAAACATCCCGAAG GAAGGACCAGCTGGCCTCCGCTCTGTTACCGGGGCCACTCCCATGGCTTAG